Within Coffea arabica cultivar ET-39 chromosome 4e, Coffea Arabica ET-39 HiFi, whole genome shotgun sequence, the genomic segment AAAGATTAGCAGGGAAATGTGGGATTTAAGAAgcggggagggaggaggaggattTGGAGATGGGATCTCTAAATTCTGAGATTTCAACCTTGAGTATAAGTCTGTCAATTGGGTTTAATGGGCTGGGCTTTTGTAAGTTCGAATTCAgtttatttaatttgtaatattttaGGGATTTGGGTAATGAGTTTTGGGTTAATAAACGTGAAGTTCATATTCAATTCATATAATATTCGGGTTGTGAGTCTTATTTGGGCTTAGTCTAAGTTTATTTAttattctttaattttcttaatataattattataactaTTAAATTGTAAAACGAGTTTAATATTTACAAGATTacaatattaaaactaaacatgaacaaataataatttttaaaagtatataaattaaaaaattttcaacaatatatatatttaatttgttcaaaacgcatgaaaaatagtaataaaacattcGGTTATAAAccaatacatctttaaaagttgGAACTTTTTTATAACCTTGTGATTTGAATTCAAATATGCTTGGTGATTGGAATTCAAATATGCTTGATGATTTGTGTTTCTAGACCAAAAAGAAATCAACCACTATTATGTCAAtgcaaaaatttactcaaataaTAAGAAAAGTTAGAGATTCAGTTATGCATTACTAATATTGGTTCTCAAGAAAACTCATAGAAGAGTTTTCAgatgtatttttgtgttttgtaatttatatatatttagtatttagtaataatatatttggatatataattatgtataatatcaaaatataaatattatatatatacatatatatagataATTAAAGGGCCGAGCCTATATCGAGTTTGAACCTAATGAGGCTCAAGTTCAGCTCATATTTAATTTGGATATAATTTTTAGGTTCAAGTTCAGACTTCAGACCGACTCACTAAAAAGTCGGGCTCGTCGAGCTTTTTTTGATCAAACAAGCCGAGTTCAAGCTGACCCAACTCCATTAACAATCCTACTTTTGTGGCATCCATTTTCAACTGTAGAAATGATTTCAGTGTGCAATGTAGTTACCGGATGTCAAAGGATGTGTGTGTGTCTGTTTCATTTTCTCATTGACCTAGAATCTGAAGTTACTGTTTCCATATAAACTAGATTGCATATTTTAAACACTTGTTTGTATTGaagattgattttattttttttagcctAAAAAGCATGTAATATATAATATGGttcaaaaaataagaagatgattaaaaaacatatttataatacaaccaaaactctttttttttttggcaaaaaactgGCTATccggagggaaaaaaaatgtctGTGTAATGTTAGCTGTAGATTTGGTATTAATATTGTTGATATTATTTGTACACGAGAAAAAAGAATGTTACTACTAAATACCGTTGTAGCCAATTAACGAATTTTATTTACTAGTATATTTTTATGCATCGCTTgtccaccccccccccccggccGGGCGGGGGTTTTATGCAttgctttttttctttctaattttgcccttgaaagACCACAGTAAAATGTCATTATGTTAGCCCACTTTGTTAGAGAGGATTAAGTCTAATCTTGAGCcatgaaaatatttttggaatattttggCACAATTCCATTTTAACAGCTGATCTTAACCACACATTGTTATGCATCGCAATAGAGGCCTAATCTtcaattcttcttcttttttttttttccgaagaAAAGTTGGCAATTTCAGTGAGAAatactgaaatttttttttgcaaatatatagcttaataaccaaataaatatcACCTAATAAACAACCAAAGAGCCAAAGAGGCAGGTATTTTTTAGGATATTATTATGACTAgcatatcttgaaattcaaatgaTATAATGAACAAGGTTTCCACAACCATTCCAATTTTGATACTctgttttctaattttttaggaTGTTAATACTCtgttttctaatttttgtgGTTTGGGCATGTTTTTTAGTAGTAGAAGCGGTATTCGGTAGACTTCAAGAATTCGAAAGCCAGCACccaaaaaaaggtaaaaaggTAAGACTAAATTTTCACTCACCTTAATAATCTTGCAAAAAATCATGCTATTAAGAGTCACAAAAACGAGATATTTGACATGCAAAACGGATAATCCCAAACTAGTACATGTATAAAAGCTAGACAGTTGAAGTTTAGGTTCCAGGCATCACAAACCAAAACAAATGACAGCAATATTAAACTTCACACTTCACACAATGCTTGGCTGCTGCTAACTTTCACCCTGTAAAACACGGCAGTATGTATCTATACAAAAGGAAAAGCCCCAGATAAAATAATGAAGACCAAACCAAACTGGACAGCTGCATTTGGCATTGACTAAACTTCAGACAAACTCATCTCTTCAGTCTCCACAGCCTCCTGCAGCAATAAAAACTAACCATCATCAACTACACATACTGAGAGCAGAAAAGAAGAATCAGCTTGAAAATGCAATCTGAGGGCAGAAAATAGACTAATAAAAAAGCAACTCATCCTTTGCACATCCCTAAACCCACTTCATATCTCATTGCTTGTTAATGAGTAAACCCAATCTGAAGTAACCTAAAGGTGCGTACTAACTGAAGGGGAGGTGAAGATTTTAGGGGACTTTACAATAGTCTAAATCACAGGAGATAGCACCAAACAGCAGTCAGCAGTATGAAAGGTTTGAGACCTTCAGGATAACCAGGAAGCTTTCTTGGAGAAACTTAAAAACCGAAAGTGCTTTAATGAAATTTAACCTAAACATTTGCATTTTTGCTAGTATAGAAAAAGATAGATTAAAATTTTACCacgttttctttattttcttggagTGCTTTATCCTCTGGTGGGGAATTGAGCGAACCTGTGGCATTGAACAGTAATAAATAGACCCATTGAGTAGTCAATTGAGTACATTCTAGTTTAGAAGCAATTACCTTCTACATTAGACGATTTCTTTCCCTGCTTCTTCAGCTTATCATTATGTGGTTCTTGCTTTCTCGGTTTTTGAACTTTCTTGTGTGTTCTACCAGCTCCAGCTTCAACACCAGACTTTGCATTTGGAACCACTTTCTTTGCTGATCTCCTGACTTTAGTAGCAGACTCATTCTTTTGAGTTTTCTCCTTGTTTGGGTCTTTAACTTGACGAGCTTTATCAACGCCAGCATTCGAGGGCTCCAATTTCAGCTTCTGACTGTCTGCTGAAGATGACGAGCTATGTACATCATCATCAGATGACCGAGTTTCCTCATCAGGCACATGGGAACAAGTTTCAGAAACCTGCAACTGCTCTAAGCtctctgaaatattgtagccttGACACAATTCCTTCAGAGTCTCTCCAAACTCAGCAAGGCTATGGCGCCGAATATAGGATTTCAATTCGTCCCTCAAGAGTTGAAGAGGCTGAACAGAGAAGCACAAATGAGAAGCAAGAACGTGTCGCTAATCAGATGTAATTTTATGTCATAGCGGACAGTGTCACAAGGGTAACATAGATATGATGACTTAAGATCAGACATTCCATTTTGTCCCAGTAATAGGCTGGAACATTGTAAAACTAGAGCAATAGCAAGTCTAGGCCAGGACAAACATATCAGTAAGCCTTAGAGTAAAGTGCAAAAATCATTGATTAGGATCTGCAATTTCGTAGCTGACCCAAAAGTAAACCCCAAATACTTTTTTATACAGGTATAGAATTCCCTTCAAGTAAATAACTAGGTAAATGACTCAAGGATATGAGAGTAGGCGCTAAAAGGGTCGCTTCCAATGAAATTTGCATCCTCCTTTCTGTCATGCACAAGTGCACACTCATATAACTGTATAATTTATTTCCTACCTCACATCCCATCTCTAAAGCAAGTTTAAAGAAGCCAAGGGAGACTGATTGCTTGGATGCAGATTCAGAGAGCTTAATCAGAGACAACCAATATGATGCTCGAGTCAGACTGTTGTACTTTCTTCTAAGAGACGATTTTGAAACATCAGAAAGCGGTGTGTCACTTTTTCCAGTGGACCTCTTTGCCCTAGCCTCAGATATGGGAGTTGTATTTCCTACAGATCTTGGAGCAGGACTAGCAGTTGACTTTGCAGGAATGGACAGCCGTCTTGGTGGCTTTGCAGATTTCTCCTTGCCAGAGAGATCAAGCACACCCACACTCTTACTTACACTTGATGCAATCCTTCCCCTGAATATGCATGCATCCAGAAAAGCCTCAGTTAATACTTCTCAGTAGACCCATATTCAGGCTTGCAATTATTAAGAATGAGCTTAAAAACATAGACGACAGTATTCTAATGCTGTGAGTTATTGCAAATAAAATCATAGTAATCCCTGAATTAATTTTGCATTCAATTATATGGAGAATGGAAAAACCATTTCCATCAATTCTTAATTCCAGTTCACTTAAGCAACACATAAAGCCTTTCATATGCTGGACCAATTACTCAAAAGGGGGAACCAACAAAGCAAACCAGGCAATTGAAGAACTAATATCCCGGTTAATACAAATGTGCCTGTTGCATAATAACCAAATATTGTGATCCGTCTGACTCAGGGCAGAGGCCTCGAAAACCTAACTAATCATCAAACTGAAATGCATAaagcaaaagtcaaaattgagcaCTGAGATAGGATCAAATTACATACCTAACAGCATACATTAGatataaggaaaacaagaaacaaaTTTCTCTTCAAGCCAATTCCAAGAACACATATCATCCAGATTAAACAACAGAAACCCTAATTCATTGGTCAAAAAAGAACCCTTTTTTGGCAAATTAGTAAAACCCCTACTCAGGGgaacaggaaaagaaaaaaggaagcaTTTTTTTTCGTGAAAATACGATCGCCAAGTTAATGATCTTCAGAAACAGAACCAATTAAACTCAATAACTTCAGAAACACATGCAGATGATATAAATTAAAACCTGGTTCTAGGTAGAGAAGAATTAGAGGCATCAGTCAGAGGGGGCTTCTCCTCCTTGGACTTTGCAGCAGATCGAAGAGGATATCTGAGAAGTCTGCTTGCTGATCTCTTTGCATTGCCTGAAACAATCAAAACCCATAAAAACCCAGAAACAAAAACCAACAATTATTCACAAATTCCAGAAAACAGACCAAAACTTTAAACAAAAAACGATACCAGAAGCAGAGGTTTGGT encodes:
- the LOC113742986 gene encoding uncharacterized protein isoform X1 is translated as MEDSVKDQTSASGNAKRSASRLLRYPLRSAAKSKEEKPPLTDASNSSLPRTRGRIASSVSKSVGVLDLSGKEKSAKPPRRLSIPAKSTASPAPRSVGNTTPISEARAKRSTGKSDTPLSDVSKSSLRRKYNSLTRASYWLSLIKLSESASKQSVSLGFFKLALEMGCEPLQLLRDELKSYIRRHSLAEFGETLKELCQGYNISESLEQLQVSETCSHVPDEETRSSDDDVHSSSSSADSQKLKLEPSNAGVDKARQVKDPNKEKTQKNESATKVRRSAKKVVPNAKSGVEAGAGRTHKKVQKPRKQEPHNDKLKKQGKKSSNVEGSLNSPPEDKALQENKENVEAVETEEMSLSEV
- the LOC113742986 gene encoding uncharacterized protein isoform X2, whose translation is MEDSVKDQTSASGNAKRSASRLLRYPLRSAAKSKEEKPPLTDASNSSLPRTRGRIASSVSKSVGVLDLSGKEKSAKPPRRLSIPAKSTASPAPRSVGNTTPISEARAKRSTGKSDTPLSDVSKSSLRRKYNSLTRASYWLSLIKLSESASKQSVSLGFFKLALEMGCEPLQLLRDELKSYIRRHSLAEFGETLKELCQGYNISESLEQLQVSETCSHVPDEETRSSDDDVHSSSSSADSQKLKLEPSNAGVDKARQVKDPNKEKTQKNESATKVRRSAKKVVPNAKSGVEAGAGRTHKKVQKPRKQEPHNDKLKKQGKKSSNVEGGCGD